In Trichoplusia ni isolate ovarian cell line Hi5 chromosome 10, tn1, whole genome shotgun sequence, the genomic window aaaatcatgTTCATGAATGTATTATTCTGTAAATGTAGGCTTGTGAATATAGACAATGCTACGTGCTAAAATTACGAAATCAACGAGTTTTCTGATTACAcgaaattgtattgtaatactttagtacaaaaaataacaatgtttcaAACTGTTTAATGATACTCGTTCGTAAAGTTGAACACTGTATGGTTTTGTGACGCAGGTGGTAGTAGCGGCTGGCGAGTACACGACGGGCAGCGCGTGGCTCTCCGAGGAGAAACTTCTGGAACAAGCCCGCGACATGTGGAAGAGGCTTAGCGACGAACAAAAAGGCGCATACGGCGAAGACTACTTCGAAACAGCGCTGCGAAGCCTTGAGAAATACACCAAAAGCGCTGTAAGTACCAAAAACGTGACTACGCTTAATTTCACCATATTTAGATATGGCTTTACTTGTATACTCTCAAACTTGGAGACGACGccttaacattatatttacaaattgtttaaataaacatcgTATACGGCCCTCCGATCGTTTACATGAGAACGTTTTACGACCGACAATATTTTCCTATTTCCTATATTTCAAAGTCTGTCGAACTAGGTACTAACTTAGGTGTCTCACTCGTTTTAGAGGCGCTGTACTCATTTCACTATAGAATTTCAGTCTATGACGTAAAAggttattttgataataataaagtaaaacattttttagctATAGTTCACGTACGTTGAATGATCTAAACGAAAAACGACAATATAATTTACTGCAAAGCGTTTTCAAAGAAATGCTTTACCTAATTACAATTACTTTAAGTAGTCAGTAACGATcgagcaatttatttttattcgtaatgTTTTCTACAGGACGCTGACCTGACCGCCGTGACACGTGCGCTGAGTGATGGAGTGACACGCACGTTCCCGCTCGCCCGCTACACCCCCGTCTCCCCTCGGGAAAAACTCAAGTCCCTCCTGGCTGAGCACATGCCCCGCTCTCTCTACGAAGGCCTGTACACTGATTAAAAGGAAGCTCAACACACACCACCTAATAAATATCTCGGTTTATGTTTCCTCATAATACTCCGGCCTTTCATACagctatcatttttaatttccccAGTCAAAGGTCAAACGTGGGGAAAGCGAAGCACGAGTAAAACCGACGGTACTGTTTTTGCACCTACTATGGAAATTAGAATTTGCTTTTTGTTTCGAACTTTAACAAGTTATGATTTGAGCGGCGAATATAACAGTTTTTTAGCAAAGCCTTATTTCAGGTAGGTGCGTTcattgtttgaataaattgttaacaAAGGTAAAAGGAAGGCTTAGTAATTAAGATGACATTGCTTTCTAAATTTAGGTCAAAGAAAAAGCTAAATATATAATAGTCAGGTTAAAGAAACTTGCATAGCGCTATCAGCGcgcaataaacaataacaatctACAGAATACGTGGCTAACGTATTCGACGTGTGCCAAATGAAACTCTCGTGCAGTGCTCTTGAGTTACGTAAGCGTATAAGTTAAAGAGAGTTTCTGATCATTTTGCCGAGCTCCAATCCACTTGAACCAGTTTTACTGAGTCTCCTTAAGTCTTCTTGTTCCGCCCCAAGAAATCAAACTAGAAATTTACTAAAATGTATCAGTCACAACTTTTATAACATAACTAGACAGAATCAGCAACTCCTATGATTAAATAAGGAGTATTTTTTAGTCTGTGCCACAGTTATCTTAATGCGACTGTTGGTGACACACTCTAATTAAGACGATTTGCGCAATCTCTGTCTTCAGCTAATCTTTTAGTAAATGAGCCACTTCAGAAGCAAGGTCCAGATAAAATAGTATAGTTCAACACGTATTATGTTAcctttgttaaatataaatagtttaattaccattgtatttttaaacttgatgAATAGATAAGTGTCTATGTCTTAGCGCTCGGGTCAGCTTGACCCGATTATTTGTTGGCACTCGATCAAATCTGTCAGTCACGTATGTTGCTGATCCATTTTCGCATTTAATGTGTGGTTTTCCATCATCCATTCTAAGATAATGATTAAATAGAAcgttttaaatatgtacattatCTAACTCTGAGACTAATCCTGAAACCTTAAGAAATAGGTTTCCGTCTTTCTAATTCAACACTTGtaagatttgtatttaatttcttatctTCTTTAGCGAAGTGAAAACGAGTGAGTTTTTAGATTAGCTTAGTaaatacgatttattttaagaaaatacgtCTTTTGtagaaaaagtaataattcGGCATAAACAACGCGCAGTCTAAAGGTATAAGTATAAGCATAGATAAATGTTACTTGTCGTGTACAGTATTTTGAGTAATTGTCCCCATGTGTTTCGTCATCATCATTAGGTCGTATCATCAACTATAATTATCATACTTAAGCCAGCAACTGGTTGGTACAACATAATAGATTCCATTATATCACTTATGTTTGCAATTATTTGCTTTAGGTGTATATTCGTATTTTGTTGAAAACGCAGCTGGGACGTAGAGtgccataaataaattatagctacCTACTGGCTGCATTTTTGAAATGCATTTAAGTGCGGCATGCAGACATAATTCGATActatttagattaattttagAACTATCGCGTGTgagataattttatataatgtgtctttttatgaattaaaataataaacaaataactaatgttttattttaaaccttgaACACACGAATTCAAATTGAATTGGCAAGAAAAATCTACAACGTTGCATAAGATATTACTTTGTTGAACAATGGCCTCTTACAAAGCAATATCGTTCCGCAATCACAAATACAACAAGTTTATACAGCTCCGAGGTACGAGGTCCATGAAATATGTGACTGAATTCGAATTTACTTCGACGGGTAAATCCATGGTGTTCTACAAAAAAGAACTAGAACTAGCGCTCTCTTCGGCTATGTTATACAGTCGTTGAATGTAGCTGTTGGGTCAGTGGAACTTTCTAGAATTAATTAATCcttaatttcaaatttctcaGTATCTTATATGGATTATATGAATATTAGAATGTGCTTACAGCTCGTATTCAGACCTCTACAAAACGACTTCGTAGAAACGTAAAGTGCCAATGGAGCTTCGAGATCAAATAATACGGTTTACATCTGTTTCTCACGATGTACTAGTTACATATTCGAATAATGAATAACATATCAACCTGACTACACTTCTGATCTAATATTAGACACAAAACATTTCTCACTTACATTAATAAAAGCCTTAGCTATACGATGAATTGTTTTTCGCACATTTTCTATATGTAATCGATACGACAGAATCAATCATCGACATCATCCGTCACACTACGTCAGAACAATATGGCCAGTTTGCGCTATCGACATTTGCCTTTACAGAAAAATCAACGCTTCGGCAGAATTTATGGACGTATTCTAACAGCTAATTAACTGTGAAGTGAAGAGTGAGTGATCGTACATAAATTAAATCCATTTTTGGTTGCATCTATTTCAAATACAGTTGCTTTAGACAATAATTACTATATGCTTAATATCTTGTATTGCATTATCAAACTAATATGAATTTGGGAGTAGTTATATAACGTTTGGGAGTAGATATATACTCTTCTGTTACTCTCCACGATCAAACAGCTTCGACGTTTGATGAATTGTCGTATGGAGCTGGGTGTCATCCTGCATTAAACAGGTTACCTTTTTTCCATATACCTACAAAGAATGCTAAGTTATTTGCATAGGCGATATCTATACGGGCGAAGCAGAAGAAAGCTAATAAATGTATATAACAACACTAGAagtcaataaatgtttttctatgtGCTAAAGAAGAAGGTAAATATCTAAGAAATATACTTACCTCCACAACACCGCGCCCGAACTTCGCATCAAAACATTGAAATAGATGTTTGTCTGTATATTAGCGAAGTTCACATCTACCCGGTATGGGCGAACTTTAGAAGTAACATCATAACACGGAATTGATACAATTTTCCCAAACCTCGGCAGAAGTTGTGGAAAGCGCAGCATCCGCCAACTTATCGCTCCAACGACTCATAGCTTGTTGACCCACTTTTGTAAgcatactttaattatttaatcggAACATAAGAAGTCATGTGGGATACCTAATTGGTgttattcaaaaatacatacagtaATGTACTGGTAGGCTGAAAAAAAGTGAAGAGTTATGAAAAAATACTCGGTGAAAATGTTACGGCTAGCTGAGTGcttgaggtaaccacgccaaacctaatgtgcgcgacgtgtcgcaggtttgaTCATTTTGATCGTTCGATCACAACACAATGTACCTGGTTTTGATTAATGTGCttcaatattcataatattttttttcgaagatAATATCAAGCAACCAGGTCTAAGCAGTCGCTAGTAACCTTATCCTTTTTGTATCGACCAGATAAGGCAGCTGAGCTAAACTATGCTTTAACCCCTTTTCATAGAGCTCTCGATAGCACTCAAAACGTTAACGCTCCGTAGAATACCTTTTTCTCTCCTCTTTTATAAGAGGTACACTTCTAAACGTCTTTTAACGAGCAATAAAAGCGACCCAAGCAGGTAATAAATCGAAATGATCTGTTTTCAAATTAAgagtacataatatacatatattgagCACGAACCCCTTCAGAAATTGTCTGAACCAACCAAATTATAAGTTGTTGTTCAAATaacattaagtattttaataagtttacgATACAAAAACCCCAAAATCATttcacaaaacatacaaaaacaaagtcTCCCTAAAAAAATCCTGTCACAAAAATATGAGCCATTGTtggtaatttttcaaaattaatgaaccttaattaaataatttgtccCATTTATAAAGGACGCTAATCGGTCgaatacaaacaataataacgACCCAAGTTAGATAATCTAGTGTTTAGATAGGCGAAATAAATCGTaagttaaaactttaataatcaaatattttctctCCCAAAGCTATCACGAGCTCGTATAACAAAGATTAATGACGTGATAACGTCCCTCGACTACGTAATTGAAAACTTACTGATCAGCATTAGTTACATTCATTAACAATGTTTCGAGTTACACAGTTTTGTTGCTGTTTACATTAATCTCAATTTAGTTCGTATCGGTTTCCGATGCAATTACTTATGTGGTGGCCGGGCACAAATTGTGCCGCTTTGGTGGCAGGTGTAATGTGCCTGTGGGAACCTGGGGTCAGATGTGCGACCTCGACCTGAATACTGAACTACAAAGGTCATGTGGGCTGCAGCCAAAGGCAAGTACACACAAAAGATGCTTGTAGCTTAACTCTCCACTTTATACTAAAAACTTTTCCCGTTTTCGCAACGGTATTCTATAGCAAGGTTAAACAAACACGAAAACGAAATATTCCGTCATAATGGTAAACAGTGGGTGAAATTCTTAGAATGATCTCccaaactgaaaatgttattgttcTTTCTCAACCGAGTAGGtaacaataatgataatgattttGCTTCACTCGATCAATCTTCTTTAAATTTAACGTAAGATTGACGAGGAACAAGGAAGTTAAGATCAAAGTTCGATTGAGCCAAAATAGCTGTATTcgaatttaaacaatttcattacatCCGGAAAACTCTGGCGTAATTAAACGATTAAATAATCTAACGTACTTATTCTTGTTAACATTGCCAGTAACAAACTACGCAACGGCATCGTTAACAGTCGTTAAACACCCCTAACGTGTTTTCTACACGTGTATAAATTAATGCATTCTAGAGCCACGTAAGACCTTACCTGACCTTTAAAAAGGACATAAAAACAAGGTCAACCAATATCATCCTAAGACCTTCTCTCTTTGCCCTTCAACTTAAATTTGCCGTATAAATCCATCTAACTGTTAGCTTTGATCAATCTCTcgagtattatttaaatgtcttaagTGAATTTAAAGTAATGCTTTTAATACGAGGCgtttaattaactttacagGGTTTATGAACCGTGGCACACAAAATCGTGTGTTATACTTAGtgaaatgttttcataaaatttacataatgtaCAGAAGTCGGAGTGAGCACTTTGCTCAGCTGAGAAGCGGCTGTTATCCAGAACGTTTGCGACACACGTGCACGTCAAAGTTTCGAGTTGGAAATTACAACATCCGGACATCGCCGCCATGATGTTCCGTTGATGCAGGTACCGTGTCGACGAGACTTTACATCACGCCGCTGAGACCACCCTCCACCCCCTACCTACAAATAGCTATACGCTGTCATTGAAAAATATGACTCCAGCGAAGTTTTAGTCTGGCTGAATAAAATGTCTCTCTCGTGGATTTACATACATTATAGTTTCATATCGTTTCGTATTGTATTGAGAACTCGTTATGTTGTGTTGGATGGTACCTGTCGTCgatattttgttgatttatgtgacaaaataacaaatttgaAACACAAACTATCTGATATTATGAATGGTCATTGATCTGTATTACTCGGAAATGTTATGACTTTCaagaattattcaaatttttcaatgtaaataaagGTACCCCgtcaaatatttaagaaaacagTTTTGCAGGTAGGTAGCTCCGTGCATTAGTAATACCAACCAAACAGTCCATTTGGCAAATTGAAATTCTAGGAATTCCGAAGTGACATAACATTTAGGTTAGAGTGAGGTGAGCTCACCATAAAAAATGTAGGCATCCATATTAAATGCCTCCttggaatttttaatttaaaaaataagaaatttccaaggaaaactaaaaagtttcgCGCATGAAGTTTGCTGTTTCGCATATTTCTGCCGAGATGCCATCCCTGAACCTACTTATTCAACCGTGAAGCACACCGGTGACAACATTTGTGATGTATGTATATTCAATAAATAGGTAACGAAGAAAACGTATGCTTATAAGGAGTTGTTGAATGAATGCTAGTCTTTTATAAATCGATTTGCAAgtaaaagagtatttatattttaaataacgtttGCGTAAGAAATTTATAATGAGTGAAACCATAACAATACCTGGAAGTGGCGTGAGTTAGAGTGCTTGACTGCGGTCTCATgtgcaatgtttattttagcATTGCAGATGCGTCGTGTGTTTGGTACTAGCACATCCCAACTCTTTAATAATGCATATGTTAATACAACCCACTTGTTGCTTACTTTGTTCGGAAATAACTACAACAGTTTTACTTTCCACTCAACCACTTACTGCTACGGCGGaaactaaaaatttaaacatattgGCAAAGGTCATAAAACGTGCCTATAAAAACAACTTGTgattttcataatgtttttattttcccgGCTTATTCTTGAAGGCCTCAGGGTTCGGTGAAATTGGTCTCGGCCTCGTTCCAATTCTATCAAGCGATTCAGCGTTCGGAAAATCGGGAGTTCGGAAAACCTCAATTACCGCTATTTAACGGGCCAAATAATCTAATGAAAATTTGTTCCCTCGCCGCACCTTTTACGCAGTGTCACCGTGCGGCAAGTAATGTATTCGAAAGGTACCTATTCCAATTTTTAGCCAataactgaaattaataaacgtagttgttaataataaaacgaaatagtCTCAAAAGAGATGTACCAATTAAACCAATAATTGTATTACCCAACTGTACCAACCCTCTTTGCAAAATCGAGTATCAAATGgtgccaaaataaaaaataagggtAAGGTCACCCTTGTAGCCTCGTAGCATTGCGTAGCGTTTTACATAGCAAGCGTAGAACTTAAAACAACTCGTAAAATCGTGACCTAAACAGTATCAAGAacccatattattatatacacaCACATCTAAAAAATCATGAGATACAGCATTATAtagctttaaacaaaaaacacttcCAAGTTACTAATTGCAGTTACTAATTGCTTCGACGTTAATGGCAAAAACCAAGGCATTGGCTTAGGTAGGCAACTGAAACATTCCTATTTTTCAAAGCTTCTTATTCATAGATTCCGAACTAAATCTAAAAGAGCTAACCGCGCTCGACTACTTGACCCTCTACATCGCGCTACATTGAGACTAGGCACGTTTAACACCGTTCGGTTTAAGAGCCCCAAGCGAAGAGATAAAGCAGATAGCACTCCAACTTTGAATAAGtgcataatttttaaaattttacagtaagATGATGTTACTATATTTATGGCACAAAATGTTAACTTAATCAGTTGACTAACTTCCAAATTCTTGTAGGTATATTAATGACagtctcaactatgttggggtcagctaaGGGTTGGTAGGCTCTCTCTCTCGTGGGGTGGggggtttcagctaagtaccagtgatttacaaggagcgactgcctatctgacctcctcaaaccagttacctgggcaacgcgatgccccttggttagactggctgtcagacttatcaagcttctgactacctgtaacgactgtcaaagatgtaggaataacagccgggacccacaatttaacgagccAAGAAGCACCTTCTGTATTATTTAGATTCAACCGCTAACTCTGTAGGTTTTCTGTCAGGTTTTGAGTAGTTCTCATACTAAAACGAAATTTGGTTATCTACCGCAGATGTGCTAAGTATGGATAGGTAGCACTTCATCGTGCACGTGCTCCAAGATTGACATCCGCTCTAAGGACCTTTTACTTTTATAGCGTAGGTGAGCACTGGTGGAAATGAGTTTGACGAAACGGTTTTATCGGTGTGGATAAAACGCTTTCACCTTGAATGCAACATAAGTGGAGTAAACTTGAATCACAATAAAGCATATCACCGGTTTTTGTTGTGACAGCCCATAAGTATTGGCAATGACCTAAGTAGCTAAGTAAAATTATGAGTCCAAAACTGGTGTTATAGAAATGTCTTAGTTTTGAGTTGCTATTAAATAAAGAGAGACCAAAATCAGAAACTACAGATGACCATCGATAGTATAGTTAAGCAGCTGCGGTATCAAGTATATATGTAGTGGTAGAGATAAAGATTGTTACTGGGTTTGTGaacaagaatttttttttacttagtaaTCGATCGTCATACATTGAAAGTACGAAAGTATTAAGCTGTGAGTTGCAAAATGCATTCTAGTACCGAGTTCTAAGGGGGTGAGTTGTGGGGGAGACTATTGATCCTCGCCCGTCGCGCCGCGCTGTGACCGAACGTGACCCCACGACCGCCCTTGTATACCTGGCCCTCGATCTGATCGCTggtttgcatttttttatctatcataatatcttgttttttttttatttcaaaacctCGTCTTAAAAAACAGTccttaaataactttattgtgAATTATATGGCTCATAAatgaaacacaaatatttatccgCAAACCAACCAGATCTGTAAGTTATTATGACTGAGGCTAACGTCGTTGTCGTGTATGCCGTACAAACATTTCTATTACACTTCaatcaaatataatacaatggtagatgaaagtatttttaaatgtttaaaaatgcactcacttttttataaaacaaaaacatgaaaattacaAACAGAGTCCCCTCGACTGTAATTTTCATGAAGGtagatgatatttttacaaaataataataatttctactCATTTAACTTCTTTATAAACTAATATAACATTACCTAAAGTTACACGCCGAATACTTACCTAGCTATCAATATATTTCGCCAGCTACAGACATTGTGGATAGCTAGATATATTCGCGCTGTGGGCGGCAAGCCGGGAGTCATATTCCGAAGCTTGTTGGAGGCAGTCGtcgacataaataataaaaaatatctagtaACAGTTAATTTTCGAAAGCAATggtaatttcaaatataaacaaataaaagtaaatcaacaaatatttttactggcaatatttttaaacgtcaaaTCGACCACTTAACGAACAGCCGAGCCGTGAGCAGCATAGCTAAATTCTTGCTTTGAATCGGAGCAGTTTCGGTTGCTTGAAtaagtaaatacaatattttattttcatcgaaGTGAGTCTCTCAACAGtgacgaataaaaatattataatatctacaaTGGAACACGATATCAACAAGCCCTACAAAATTTGTGATGTGAATCGAGACAAAAAGAAAGGAATTGTGGCATCGTCTTTAGAAGATCTGCTCACAAAAGTACCAGAAAAGTTAGGTTTACCCTCGGAAAATTTAACAGTAGTCCTGGAATCTGATGGCACTGAAGTCGACGACGAGGAATACTTCTCTACATTAGACCCTGACACTTCTCTTATGATTTTACATGGACTTGAAAAGTGGGCTCCGAATATGCCCAAGTGCCAAGTGTCTTTAGATCAAACTGATGACGTCGCATTGGGAGACAAAGGGCAGGTTGCTAACTTGGTTGGCCGCCTGCAACATAATTTGTGCCATATCTCTCTCCTGGGTGGTCAAGATTTAGAACTCTTGTCAG contains:
- the LOC113497979 gene encoding DNA fragmentation factor subunit alpha, which codes for MEHDINKPYKICDVNRDKKKGIVASSLEDLLTKVPEKLGLPSENLTVVLESDGTEVDDEEYFSTLDPDTSLMILHGLEKWAPNMPKCQVSLDQTDDVALGDKGQVANLVGRLQHNLCHISLLGGQDLELLSDMDPDSLADIVTDRDNRIILEHIKEASGRILLEKRQAQDAMELLKLYHQSVANGTEDMSPPKQERV